CAAAGGGGATAGTAAATACgtcttttaatatatttaaaaattcatttttcctcctctcagaAGGGACTTTGATATAAAAGACACATTCATAGCCCTTCCTTTAAGAGCTACACTGGGCATCTTAATTAGGCAAGAAACACAACATCCACCAGTATAAGCTTTAATGCAAGTGGTGAGGTGATTTAGAGCCTTCCTCCACCATAAATAAATACCCCAATTACCTTATCAAAACTTCACCCAGGTGTCCGGACAGCGCACCGTCTATGTACTCCTCTGTGTTTGCAAGCTTGAGaggaaaatgataaaaaagtcAGAACGGCAGCAATAAAAGCAGCTCCGCAAACCCATCACGGTTCTGGcccagccccgggcccggctgcAGCGACCGGGGGTGCCCGATCGGCCCCGCTCCCGCTCGGTACCGCATCCCCACCGGGACATCGCCCGCGTCCCGGGCACGCAGCGGCTGCGGCGGGAAAGGTCCTGACTCGGGCATCATCCTCATCCCACTGCGAGCCCCGCCACGGCACCGACCCCTCCCGCCACACCGGGCTGTTCACAGTCCCACCCAGCCGGGCCCCGGGCGCTCCCAGGGACGGGCATCCACAGCGCCGGGGGCCGGCACGGCCCGGGCCCTCACCTGCATGTTCATGTAGCCGTCCACGGAGACGAGGTAGCCCTTGTACTCCATGCCCCACTTCAGCTTCACCATCACCGGCTTCCCCGTCAGCCCGTTCAGGAACGGCTTCGGGTTCAGGGGCAGGCTCTGGTGGGGAAGCACACGGTCAGCGCCGCCCGTCCGCCccccgctccgccccgcccggggccgctAACGGAGCGCCTCCCGCCCCTCCCGGCTCCCGGGCCTCCCGGTTCCCACCCCGCCGCCCGGGGCCGGTAGcggcccggctcccgccccTCCGGTTCCCGCTCACCATGGCGGGAGGAGCGCGGGCCCGCGCGGGAACCCCTCGTGCACGGCGCGGGACAGCGGGAAGCGCTGGGAACCGGCTCCGCTTCCCGTTCCGGGGGCGCCGCGCTCCCACCTCCGACCTCTCACCCGCGCCGCGCTCCCATTGGCTCGCCGGTGCCGCGGGCCTCTCTCATTGGCCGGTCAGTTTTCCCCCCACTCCAGTCCCAACCAATCGCTGTTGCCGCGAGGCGCGCCGTGGTCGCGCGGCCGTGGGCGGCGCGGGGGTGTGAGCCCGCGTCCCGTGCGCGTGCCCGGTGCGCGTGCCCGCGCGCTGTGCCCGTGCCCGGTGCGCGTATCCGTGCCCGTGCCCGTGCCCCATGCGTGTACCCGTGTCCGTGCCCGCCCCGCACGGCGTGCCCCGCTCCGCGCTGCTGTGTACGGGCCGGTCCCCACGAGGTGGCAGCGCTTGCCCGGCACCGGCGGCCGGGCTCTGACAGCCTCTCCCGGTGGTGCCGGCGAGCCCCGCGGGCGGCCAGTCTGGCGGCGTCCGTTTCCGTCCGTCCGTCTGCGAAAAACAATCCACAATCCAGCACTTTTCCGTGATTCCACACACAAGGATAGAAAATGTCAGAGTTTATAGGACACATTAGGTGCGAATTCCCTGTCGGGTCTTTTTACTCTTTGGGTATAGAGACAGTCGTGAAACATCAGTGCTAATTTATGGCTTAACCTTTGACAGGCAAATATGTTGAACCACCTGTACCCTTTAGCAGTTTGTCACATCCTCATTAATGTCTTCTACGGCTCCATGTATAAATTCCTCACATGCCACAATGTGTATTTCTGTTCCAGCATACAGCATATTCCCTTGGTCTTCAGTGTATTGGGTGCTGAATGTGGGAAACACACGTTCAGGAAACTTGACCTTTCAGTAACAGAACTGTGATGGGTTTTGTGCACTTCACCTTCCACAAGTGACTCTAGTGCCCTGGTATTGAAGGCAAAACCTTCAATTCTTGCCTCCTCAAATCTGCACGTTTAAAGCTGTTGATGCAACAAGCCACCTCCTGCAGGTCCAGACTGTCCTTACACACCGGGAATGTGTAGGAGTGGAACAGATGGAATTGTAATTCCTGTTCACTAGCATGTATCACAAGTGcagtcacagaaccacagagctgttagggttggaagggacctctgaagatcatccagtccaccctcctgccaaggcagggtcaccttcaGCAGGCGACACAGGAACatgtccaggtgggtttggagtGTCTCCAGAAAGGGACACTCCAcgacctccctgggcagcctgttccagtgctctgccaccttcaaacatgaagaaattcttcctcataTTGAGGTGGAACTTCTTGTGAAGATATCTAAACGTGCATTCCCATGGCCATTAGAAATAAGTGTGATTTTCTTTTAGTGTGTAGCGGATGGATAAcagaaacaacagcaaaatTACGCTAATTATCTTTCTGATGGCAGGACTCACTATAGGCCAGCTGAAAGAGCAACTAActtataagattttttttttgtaaggaaGTCAGTGTTTTGACtatgaaggaaaaatattaacACAATGGGAAatggtgtatatatataatttttcatGCCATTTGCAATATAGAACAGCTGATTTCACATGATACCGTGTATAATGTGGCAGAATGCAATGAACTTAGAGTGAGTATCTTGAATAAAATCATACTGTAGGAGCAGTTTTTGCCCTGTTCTGACAAGGATAAACATGTATGTCTGTGAATGGCAATATAACAGGTTTGGTATGCTATCTGTAAATAGCAGTAGTTATTTTTACATATGAAACCAATTTTGACCACAGTGTCTCCTACTCATGTTGGGAAAACTTTTTGTGTACCAAAAAATAGGAGCatttatatttctcttttaataCACTCTGTTCTTCAGGTGACTAAATATTCCAACCCAGTTGTTACAAAAAACAAGCATTTCCCAGGGTCATGGATCCCAGTGTAGAAGTCAGAGAGTGAGAGTGCTTGACTTCTACTTTCACAGTTGTTCCATGAATTCACACGTCAGTAATCTCATCAGCTGGAGACTGGGTCTGCAGCAATTTTGTGCAGTGGTAGGGTAGGAAGGAGTACTGGAAGCACAGAATTGTGTGACCACATCTGATGTAGTTAACTGAGTAAGTAAGTCAGATAATCAGGAAATTAAATAGCTGATTTTTTCTTTCACCCTTGTGAGGAATTTGCTGTTTACCCTGCTGCCTGAATCATTCTGACTCAGAGACAGTCTTCTTAGGGTGATCTTCAGACCTTCAGCACAGGGGTGAAGTTCACCTTTTGTCCTCTTTGTATTTCCCACGTAATAGGGGAAGTAATagtttgcattcttttctgCCTTTGGGTCAGGGTATTTAGGCTGTTGCTCAACAGGAAATGACCAGGAAAGAGTTGTTGTAATAGAGTAATCCAAACCTTAGCTCCTGGGTGGATGGATAGGATTTTCTCCTACAGCTCAGGGGTGGAAATTTAACACAAGTGCCTCCTCTGTGTTCCTAAGGAAACATATCAAGCAGCTGGACATTCAAGGGCAGCAGTGTTTCTGGTGGAGGGGCTGGTTAGATGGTGCTGTCTGTGTAGGTGCAATTGCTCACTGACATCACCAATGCACTGTGTTGCCATAAAACCAGGCTGAGAGGGTCCCTGTACCACCACACTGCTGAGAGAAACCTCAGCAGCCCAGAACTCCCTGATTCAGCCGAGTTTGCTGGAACAGGAACTCCTTGCAATAACCTGTTTCTGCCTGCCATAAACACTTTATTAAGGAAACTTTCAGAGTTGCCCCATGTTCCAGCTTCTAGGCTGTACATTTAGTGACCATCCTGTGCCTTTTCCCAATGATATGCCACTGTCAGTGGGGGTTTCCTCCACTGCATTCTTATTCCACATCAGGCAAACTACTTCTGATACCCCACAGTCATGTCCACCAGGGCAGTAAGAACATCAGCTTTGCCATCACCATGCCATGGGCACCAGCTGCAGTCAAAGAACTTAAAGAAGCCATGAAAGCATAGCCCTGAACTGCAAATGGGCAAAGCTGAGTTAACAAAATGGAAGCTCCATCAGAAGACAGCACCTTCAAAGGACAGGATTACATCAAAAAGGATCCAGTGTAGCAGCACAGAGTTAGCCCTGCTGTATGGCAGATGAacttctgcttctgctgggTTCAGAACTGACAAAGACATGTAAGATCCTGTTGCTCTGTCCATACAACCTGTCCTAGGTAAAGACACACcaccctccttcctcctccctgccagacTCCCAGGCCGAGTCTGGTCCTTGAACCTGTTAGGTGATACCTCAGTCTAAGGGGTTGGCAGTGGTTAAGTAGGCTTAAGTAGCCAATTCCTGACAAGCTCTCTGTTCTAACTTCTTGGGATGCAGTGGTTATGACTCTTGTGCACCTGGGAGGATTTTGAAGCTCTGTGCACCCTTGGGGAGTTTTCCTGTTGTAGCAATGTTGTTAAAACGTGAACAGGACCTCGGACTCAGACCAAGTATTGACATGAAGAACATCTATTTTTCCTTCAGGAATAGGCATAATGGAAGATTTTCCATTAGATATCACGCTGGAATGAAAAATCAGATCTTTCCCACAATTTGTCTGTAGAGAGTATCTTGTCTAAAAATCTTTTTCAATAAGTAATGCAAGATTTTCTCTACATGCAGAAAATCTGTGTCATTTTTCAGCTCTTGGTGACTTGGGAACTGCTGTAGCAGTATTGTGTGGACTGTTGGCAGAACTAAACCTCATGTGAGGTACAGTCCTGACTTTATGGGCCTTTGCCAGAGTAAAGCAGTTTTGCTTCAAGCAGTATTTTTTCAAAAATGTCTACCAGTGAAACACCGTTCCTCTCTGCTGATTGTCATTTGAATTAGACCATCTTTGATCAAATCTCCCTGTGAGGCCATAACCATCCTTCACCGCAGGTTGTGACCGGGAGCTGGGAGGTGGTGACATCAGACTTAAGAAGAACAGGGGGCTGTAATTTCTCTCTGAGATTCTGATCAAGTGAAGCAAAGCCACACTGTGCTACCAGGGTGGATATACAGGATCCAAGTACTAGGAGGCACAAAACTGGTGAGCCTGTTTCAGGATTCATCCAAGCAATAATGCCAATTTCCACATGCTGGCAGACTTTCTTCTCAGTGTAAGACTGTAGCCCAGAAAAGAGGCTCAGTCTTGCTGAACAGCACTTGGAAACAGCCAAAAAGAAGGACCCAGGGGAACCACTAAAACCAGGAGACTTTCCACTGGCCCTACATGCCTGGCAGTGTCTGCATCAGTAATGTGAGGGAAcacaaacaaaatgcaaaagTCTGTTTGGGATGGACTTGCCCAGTAAGCAGGAGACCATGCTGTGAAGGactcccagggcaggaggcagaggtgGGCCTGGGAAGATAGAAAGGCAGGGTTTCTTCTTGGGTAGAGGATTTATGTGCAGTTTCAGATCAGTACAATGTCTTTTTTCTCCAATGATATCAGTACAAAATGAGACTGAGGGTGGAGGTGGGAGCAGGTATGTCCTAACAAAAGCCCAGATCTTTTGTCCACACCACCAAAGATCTGCCAGAGTGGCTCTTCTGTGAACCTGTCacaaggccaggctgtgccaacAAGAAGGGGCATGGGATGGGTATTGTACAGAAATTATGGGCACATTAAAGCCTCCTTTTATCCGTATTGAAtacctttatttttctgtgcaaaTAGTGTTCATGCAAATTATGCAGCTACACTAAAGAGAGGCCCTTTAAGAATGTGTCTCTGAAAACACAGTCTCCTTTGCCAAGAAATAATGGGACTTCCTTAATTATCAGCTGTTATCTTCTGGGTTTAGCAAACTTTTGTTGCTTTATGTGCGGTTGCTTCTTTTATGCTGTGACATTAATGAATTGGAATTGAAATTATGTACTGAGGAAAAACAAAGTGATCTGTACAAATAATAAAATGGTGTACTTGTGTGTGTCAAAAAGAAGGAGATCAAGTATTGTGCAGAAGGAGTTTGGAAACCAAGCTTTCACACAAACATCTTAATAGATATTAATAACTGGCTCCAAGTCACAGAAGTGTGTTTAAGGGTTGGTGTTTTGAGAAATCTGTCAGATCAGAGCTCAGAGTCTGGCTGGTGTTGGAGGCTGTCTGTGTAAGGTGGCAAGCTCTGCCACGACAGAGGACCTCATCTGCTGCCATTTTTAACAGCAAATCTTGTgggcagggaagagaaaaaggagttATTAGGCAACAGGCACATAGGTCAACAGAGTGTTGCTGGTATTGTACAGATTCCCTCACCCtttcagagagagagaaggaaactAGCTTGACAGGAGAAAGTCAGAGACATAAATGATGCTGGGTTAAAAGAAGCAGCTAAATCTAGGATTCCTGAATTTGTTAGAAAACTCTGTCTGAGCCCAAGCAATATTCTGGAGAGATGAGGCAGAGAAATAGGAGCCCAGGTCCCAGAGAAACCATCCTGAGTCATCAAGGGTGACTGGCAGCTGCAGGTACAAATATATCCAGATCTCCTTCTATTACACAGTAGGGCTTTAATGTGCTGTGGTTCTATTCATTTGGTCAGACACATCCACTCTTCTGATAGCCAGAGGGAAGAGTGATTTGGAGTTGGAGCCTCTGCAAAGTCTACTAGGTTATTTGCACCCCTCCCAGGAAAGCCAGTGCTGGTCCTTAGGCAGCTGGGCCAGAGAGGAAGGATCTGCAGACAGACAAAATCCCCAAGCCTCCTTCCTGTGCTCTGGAAATGTGCTGGAAGTGATGTCTGCAGTTTGTGTTTGACTTGAACCTGAGCCCAAGGCCCACATCTCATCTTGGAGGCAGCACTCACTGCCCTGCATCTGAGACCAGTGGCTTCCAGTGGCTTCTGCCTCTCTGCTAAACTGGCGTTCCTTTGTTAGGGCCCCTCTGGGTGAGGGACTGCCAAGGGTCCACTGTAAAGGCAAATGTGTGTGTACAACCTTCCccagaggggaaggagcagagtgGAGGAGAAGCTTTCATACAGCCAGTTTGGGGTCAGCTACCAGAACCCTGGAGCATCTCATTGCCTGTCTGAAACAAGCAGAACTCTGAGCTTGTCTAGGTGGACAGGCTTTTCTCAAACCCTGCAACCCCAGTGGCTTAGCCTGCCCAAGGTAGGAAGGACTGTAGGAACCAGGAATTAACTTAATTAGGACCAAATGACCAAGGCAGACAGCACAAAAGACTGCAGTATGCTCATAACTCAAAATCCCATGGTTCAACACACATCATCTGTTACAACTCCAGGAGAGAGAGCGTGGCTGTAGCTGTTTACACTGGTTATATGCCAACCATCCCCAAATTACCACTGCCCTGACTTTCATACTTGttggggcagtgcccagctgtaTGTGCTGGGTGCAGTGTGGAATCACAGAAATGCCTTTTTTGAGAGTTGTCTAAGAGCTCAGTAAGTTGGAGTTTGGGCCAGTGAAGTTTCCACTGCATTATGTCAATGCCAGCTCACAGAGACCAGCTCTATCTGGTTCATTTTTAGTCAGGAGTCCATTGATGTGCTGGTGTTCCCTTGACACAACTGCTTCCTGTAAAGCTGCAAGTTGTCATTTAGTTTGGCAttcctgcttttgttttgctgaGTACTCTGTGAGATCAATTATACAACTGTTAGGTTTTCTCCAAAGTCCACAGAGGATGAGAGCTGGCTTCCCTTTGCCCGGCAGGTGTTTCTGAGGAAGCAGCTGATGTGGCCTGGGCTTCCCTGCTTGGCCCAAGAGCCTGGAGAGATA
This Agelaius phoeniceus isolate bAgePho1 chromosome 5, bAgePho1.hap1, whole genome shotgun sequence DNA region includes the following protein-coding sequences:
- the SNRPF gene encoding small nuclear ribonucleoprotein F: MSLPLNPKPFLNGLTGKPVMVKLKWGMEYKGYLVSVDGYMNMQLANTEEYIDGALSGHLGEVLIRCNNVLYIRGVEEEEEDGEMRE